Proteins encoded in a region of the Gulosibacter sediminis genome:
- a CDS encoding sensor histidine kinase, with the protein MADPTAPSATRRIQLGTLAALSLLLAVLLWVPVLVAVADPITAISGRLGWMLFTAIAGTAIAAGVAVVVWRRPDAFGAPASHLDPLGIVCAFLLALPVASMTAFSVEGAYSALALFFIVLWLLPEGLGIVTVLVLMLGVVAGQAVHHGLGFGGVAGPVISAIAAVAVMWGYRMLVRSADENARLVTELRETQAALAATEREAGRVAERARLARDLHDTTAQHLSSIRLLAASGASLDEIERTSGVALREVRSIIAGLTPSELRDVDLAAALERLAVARPGVSFSASPAPWPLGIAASTALLRVTQEALNNAETHGEAPHVAVRLEFTEDAVSVEIDDDGVGFDAERWFEQPELAAARADGSGTGLRGLQARLRELGGFVSVVADPGEGTLVRAELPRPAAESRRS; encoded by the coding sequence ATGGCCGACCCCACAGCGCCAAGCGCGACCCGCCGCATCCAGCTCGGCACGCTCGCCGCGCTCTCGCTGCTGCTCGCGGTGCTGCTGTGGGTGCCCGTCTTGGTCGCGGTCGCCGACCCGATCACGGCAATCAGCGGCCGGCTCGGCTGGATGCTCTTCACGGCGATCGCGGGCACGGCCATCGCCGCCGGCGTCGCGGTCGTCGTGTGGCGCCGCCCCGACGCGTTCGGCGCGCCCGCGAGTCACCTCGACCCGCTCGGCATCGTCTGCGCGTTCCTGCTCGCGCTGCCGGTCGCCTCGATGACAGCGTTTTCGGTCGAGGGCGCCTACTCGGCGCTCGCCCTCTTCTTTATCGTGCTCTGGCTGCTGCCCGAGGGCCTCGGCATCGTCACAGTGCTCGTGCTCATGCTCGGTGTCGTAGCAGGCCAGGCAGTGCACCACGGCCTCGGCTTCGGAGGCGTCGCGGGGCCCGTCATCAGCGCCATCGCCGCGGTCGCGGTGATGTGGGGCTACCGCATGCTCGTTCGTTCGGCCGACGAGAACGCGCGGCTCGTCACCGAACTGCGTGAGACGCAGGCCGCGCTCGCGGCGACCGAGCGCGAGGCCGGCCGCGTCGCCGAGCGCGCTCGGCTCGCGCGAGACCTCCACGACACGACGGCGCAGCACCTCTCGAGCATCCGGCTGCTCGCCGCGAGCGGTGCCAGCCTCGACGAGATCGAGCGCACCTCGGGGGTGGCGCTGCGCGAGGTGCGCTCGATCATCGCCGGGCTCACGCCGTCCGAGCTGCGCGACGTCGACCTCGCGGCGGCGCTCGAACGCCTCGCCGTTGCCCGCCCGGGCGTAAGTTTCAGCGCGTCCCCCGCTCCGTGGCCGCTCGGCATCGCTGCAAGCACCGCGCTGCTGCGCGTCACGCAGGAGGCACTCAACAACGCCGAGACGCACGGCGAGGCCCCGCACGTCGCGGTGCGCCTCGAGTTCACCGAAGACGCCGTGAGCGTCGAAATCGACGACGACGGCGTGGGGTTCGACGCCGAGCGCTGGTTCGAGCAGCCCGAGCTCGCCGCGGCGCGCGCCGACGGCAGCGGCACGGGCCTGCGCGGCCTGCAGGCGCGCCTGCGCGAGCTCGGCGGCTTCGTCTCGGTCGTCGCCGACCCCGGCGAGGGTACGCTCGTGCGCGCCGAACTCCCCCGCCCCGCCGCCGAATCGAGGCGCTCATGA
- a CDS encoding response regulator, with translation MTRVVICDDHPVVRAGLRAVLAHADGLDVIGEAASADEAVALAPGADVVTMDLRLGEGGDGVDATARIRALPSPPTVLILTNYDTDNHILTAIEAGACGYLLKDAPPERLVRAVQRAAAGENVMDADILERLVGTLRAPRIHLTPREADVLAQLATGATNQTIGERLHLSPTTVKSHLAAIYGKLGVSSRTAAVSRARDQGLLD, from the coding sequence ATGACCCGCGTGGTCATCTGCGACGATCACCCGGTCGTGCGCGCCGGCCTGCGCGCCGTGCTCGCGCACGCCGACGGCCTCGACGTCATCGGCGAGGCCGCGAGTGCCGACGAGGCGGTCGCCCTCGCGCCGGGCGCCGACGTCGTCACGATGGACCTCCGCCTCGGCGAAGGCGGCGACGGTGTCGACGCGACCGCGCGCATCCGGGCCCTGCCCTCGCCACCGACCGTGCTCATCCTCACCAACTACGACACCGACAACCACATCCTCACGGCCATCGAGGCCGGTGCGTGCGGGTACCTGCTCAAGGATGCGCCGCCCGAGCGGCTCGTGCGGGCCGTGCAGCGGGCCGCCGCAGGCGAGAACGTCATGGACGCCGACATTCTCGAGCGGCTCGTCGGTACCCTGCGCGCCCCGCGCATCCACCTCACCCCGCGCGAGGCCGACGTGCTCGCCCAGCTCGCCACCGGCGCGACGAACCAGACCATCGGCGAGCGCCTGCACCTCAGCCCGACGACGGTGAAGAGCCACCTCGCGGCGATCTACGGCAAGCTCGGCGTCTCGAGCCGCACGGCGGCCGTGAGTCGGGCCCGCGACCAGGGCCTGCTCGACTGA
- a CDS encoding Fpg/Nei family DNA glycosylase, translated as MPEGHSVHRIARQFTKHFVGRICEASSPQGRFVEGAAVLSGREMLRCFAVGKQMFAEFGDDPTAPGADASVWLRVHLGIYGAWDFAGDFTTKLGQTGEYGRGARIEDADAEDSLSSIGAPRRARLRMAEQEKETELDQGWPPEPVGAVRLRLLTEDVVADLRGPTACEVLDAAGVNTVLDRLGPDPLVDELEVGERRFIERASKRRVPIGQLLMDQSVVAGIGNIYRAEILFRARLNPYTPGNEVPLDVLHGIWNDWVKLLGVGVEVGRMMTIDGLTGDDYEAALQDVRHRHWVYGRAGEPCRRCGTPISLAEMQNRKLYWCPSCQA; from the coding sequence GTGCCCGAGGGGCATTCCGTCCACCGCATTGCGCGCCAGTTCACGAAGCACTTCGTCGGGCGCATCTGCGAGGCCTCGAGCCCGCAGGGGCGCTTCGTCGAGGGCGCGGCGGTGCTGTCGGGCCGCGAGATGCTGCGCTGCTTCGCTGTGGGCAAGCAGATGTTCGCCGAGTTCGGTGACGACCCGACGGCGCCCGGCGCGGATGCGTCGGTATGGCTGCGCGTGCACCTCGGCATCTACGGTGCCTGGGATTTCGCGGGCGACTTCACGACGAAGCTCGGGCAGACCGGCGAGTACGGCCGCGGCGCGCGCATCGAGGATGCGGACGCCGAGGACTCGCTGTCGTCGATCGGCGCGCCCCGTCGCGCCCGGCTGCGCATGGCCGAGCAGGAGAAGGAAACCGAGCTTGACCAGGGCTGGCCGCCCGAGCCGGTGGGCGCCGTGCGGCTTCGCCTGCTCACCGAAGACGTCGTGGCCGATCTGCGCGGCCCGACCGCCTGCGAGGTGCTCGACGCCGCCGGCGTGAACACCGTGCTCGATCGCCTCGGCCCCGACCCGCTTGTCGACGAGCTCGAGGTGGGGGAGCGCCGCTTCATCGAACGTGCGAGCAAGCGTCGCGTGCCCATCGGGCAGCTGCTCATGGATCAGTCGGTCGTCGCAGGTATCGGCAACATTTATCGCGCCGAGATCCTGTTCCGCGCCCGACTCAATCCCTATACGCCGGGCAACGAGGTGCCGCTCGACGTGCTGCACGGCATCTGGAATGACTGGGTGAAGCTGCTGGGCGTCGGCGTCGAGGTCGGCCGCATGATGACGATCGACGGGCTCACCGGTGACGACTATGAGGCGGCGCTGCAGGATGTCCGCCACCGCCACTGGGTCTACGGTCGCGCGGGCGAGCCCTGCCGTCGCTGCGGTACGCCGATCTCGCTCGCCGAGATGCAGAACCGCAAGCTCTACTGGTGCCCGAGCTGCCAGGCCTGA
- a CDS encoding ABC transporter ATP-binding protein — protein sequence MLKLDHVTLTYQDGDRRLTAVDDANLTVAPGEFVAVTGPSGSGKSSLLALASTLVTADRGTVTIDGITASSLSTAQAAQLRRDKLGIVFQAPNLIGSLKVREQLEIVARMGAKPLADLPKAQLRERIDHALDEVGMLDRAHFMPSQLSGGQRQRVNIARSIVNDPEVMLVDEPTSALDEARSDEIMCLLRDLTHERKLATVVVTHDLGQLPRFDAQYEMHDGRLSAERRMSVAGAHGA from the coding sequence ATGCTCAAGCTCGACCACGTCACCCTCACCTACCAGGACGGCGACCGCCGCCTCACCGCCGTCGACGACGCGAACCTCACGGTGGCGCCCGGCGAGTTCGTCGCCGTCACCGGGCCCTCGGGCTCGGGCAAGTCGAGCCTGCTCGCGCTCGCCTCGACGCTCGTGACCGCCGACCGCGGCACCGTCACGATCGACGGGATCACCGCATCCAGCCTCTCGACGGCGCAGGCGGCCCAACTGCGCCGCGACAAGCTCGGCATCGTGTTCCAGGCGCCGAACCTCATCGGCTCGCTCAAGGTGCGCGAGCAGCTCGAAATCGTGGCCCGCATGGGCGCGAAGCCGCTCGCCGACCTCCCGAAGGCGCAGCTGCGCGAGCGCATCGACCACGCACTCGACGAGGTCGGCATGCTCGACCGCGCCCACTTCATGCCCTCGCAGCTCTCGGGCGGCCAGCGCCAGCGCGTCAACATCGCCCGCTCGATCGTGAACGACCCCGAGGTCATGCTCGTCGACGAGCCGACGAGCGCGCTCGACGAGGCACGCTCCGACGAGATCATGTGCCTGCTGCGCGACCTCACGCACGAGCGCAAGCTCGCGACCGTTGTCGTCACCCATGATCTCGGCCAGCTGCCGCGCTTCGACGCCCAGTACGAGATGCACGACGGGCGACTGTCAGCCGAGCGACGGATGTCGGTTGCTGGGGCCCACGGGGCATAA
- a CDS encoding DsbA family protein: MAESTKVEFWFDPICPWAWMTSRWIQEVERLRDDVEVDWNVMSLAILNEGREMSDEHRKAHAFSKCSCLVAAGVKAELGNEAMVKFYDAIGTINHPEGRSGEAGTLEEAAAKAGVPGELIARADAGEFDEVLLASHNGAIDRVGDEVGTPVIAVNGVAFFGPVISPAPKGDMALQLFDGVVAAAGYEGFFEIKRSRTRGPQFD, translated from the coding sequence ATGGCTGAAAGCACCAAGGTTGAGTTTTGGTTCGATCCGATCTGCCCGTGGGCATGGATGACTTCCCGTTGGATTCAGGAGGTCGAACGACTTCGCGACGACGTTGAGGTCGACTGGAATGTCATGTCGCTCGCGATCCTCAACGAGGGCCGCGAAATGTCCGACGAGCACCGCAAGGCGCACGCGTTCTCGAAGTGCTCCTGCCTCGTCGCCGCCGGCGTCAAGGCCGAGCTCGGCAACGAGGCGATGGTGAAGTTCTACGACGCCATCGGCACCATCAACCACCCCGAGGGTCGCTCGGGCGAGGCCGGCACGCTCGAGGAGGCCGCCGCGAAGGCCGGCGTCCCCGGCGAGCTCATCGCCCGCGCCGACGCTGGCGAGTTCGACGAGGTGCTGCTCGCCTCGCACAACGGCGCGATCGACCGCGTCGGCGACGAGGTCGGCACCCCGGTCATCGCCGTCAACGGTGTTGCGTTCTTCGGCCCCGTGATTTCGCCGGCGCCGAAGGGCGACATGGCGCTGCAGCTCTTCGACGGTGTCGTCGCAGCCGCGGGCTACGAGGGCTTCTTCGAGATCAAGCGCTCGCGCACGCGCGGCCCCCAGTTCGACTAA
- a CDS encoding ABC transporter ATP-binding protein, with product MLLGLVVALLAAVTTLAMPQILAAFVSNAVGEDATVTTVLVAGSALLGIGILDALFIWLRRVFTVDPAMGVEYQMRRGFFSKLQRLQMSFHDAWESGQLLSRSMSDHTSIRRWLAFGSIMLVNDVFMLVVGIVLMSFASGWLALIYLAGALPLVIILANFGTRFQKISRLSQDQAGDLATNVEQSVHGIRVLKAFGRAEDALDDYSEYAGRVRATEIRRGRLVASFDSVIALLPELALGVALLVGLFQVADGTTTVAALSAFFATAMLITMPVAMLGMQISDLISTITSLQRINEVNDEPPAITTPAHATEPEVVRGEVVFDDVTFRYPDAAEDDLLLHHASLRVRPGETLALVGITGSGKSTLLQLVPRLYDVTEGSIRIDGVDVRDFALEKLRELTSVAFEDATLFSGSVRENVLLGAAPGMSEEELDELARLALETADALFAYELPDGIETRIGEQGMSLSGGQRQRVALARAIAAKPKVLLLDDPLSALDTSTEERVTARLRDVLAGTTTIVVAHRTSTVALADRVALLDGGRVVAVGTHTELLLNDPRYGFVMADLSSSSFNLTGALDLEQLREEER from the coding sequence ATGTTGCTCGGCCTCGTGGTGGCGTTGCTCGCAGCCGTCACCACCCTCGCCATGCCGCAGATTCTCGCAGCGTTCGTGAGCAACGCGGTCGGTGAGGATGCGACGGTCACGACCGTGCTCGTGGCCGGTTCGGCGCTGCTCGGCATTGGCATCCTCGACGCCCTGTTCATCTGGCTTCGCCGGGTCTTCACGGTCGACCCGGCGATGGGCGTCGAGTACCAGATGCGCCGCGGCTTCTTCTCCAAGCTGCAGCGCCTGCAGATGAGCTTCCACGACGCGTGGGAGTCGGGGCAGCTGCTCTCGCGCTCGATGAGCGACCACACGAGCATCCGCCGCTGGCTCGCCTTCGGCTCGATCATGCTCGTCAACGATGTGTTCATGCTTGTCGTCGGCATCGTGCTCATGTCGTTCGCGAGCGGCTGGCTCGCTCTCATCTACCTCGCCGGAGCGCTGCCGCTCGTGATCATCCTCGCGAACTTCGGCACCCGCTTCCAGAAGATCTCGCGGCTCAGCCAAGACCAGGCGGGCGACCTCGCGACGAACGTCGAGCAGTCGGTGCACGGCATCCGCGTCCTCAAGGCCTTCGGCCGGGCCGAGGATGCGCTCGACGACTACTCCGAGTACGCCGGCCGGGTGCGCGCCACCGAGATTCGCCGCGGCCGCCTCGTCGCGAGCTTCGACTCGGTCATCGCGCTCCTGCCCGAGCTCGCGCTTGGCGTAGCCCTGCTCGTCGGCCTGTTCCAGGTCGCCGACGGCACGACAACCGTCGCCGCGCTGAGCGCATTCTTCGCCACCGCCATGCTCATCACGATGCCGGTCGCGATGCTCGGCATGCAGATCAGCGACCTCATCTCGACGATCACCTCGCTGCAGCGCATCAACGAGGTCAACGACGAACCGCCGGCCATCACGACGCCCGCCCACGCCACCGAGCCCGAGGTCGTACGCGGCGAGGTCGTGTTCGACGACGTCACCTTCCGCTACCCGGATGCGGCCGAGGACGACCTGCTGCTGCACCACGCCAGCCTGCGCGTGCGCCCGGGCGAGACCCTCGCGCTCGTCGGTATCACCGGCTCGGGCAAGTCGACGCTGCTGCAGCTCGTGCCGCGACTCTACGACGTCACCGAAGGCAGCATCCGCATCGACGGTGTCGACGTGCGCGACTTCGCGCTCGAGAAACTGCGCGAGCTCACCTCGGTGGCGTTCGAGGACGCGACGCTGTTCTCTGGCAGCGTGCGCGAGAACGTGCTGCTCGGCGCTGCCCCGGGTATGAGCGAGGAGGAACTCGACGAACTCGCGCGCCTCGCGCTCGAAACCGCCGACGCGCTGTTCGCCTACGAGCTGCCCGACGGTATCGAGACCCGCATCGGTGAGCAGGGCATGTCGCTCTCGGGCGGGCAGCGCCAGCGCGTCGCCCTCGCCCGCGCGATCGCGGCGAAGCCGAAGGTGCTGCTGCTCGACGACCCGCTCTCGGCGCTCGACACGAGCACCGAGGAGCGCGTTACCGCCCGCCTGCGCGACGTGCTCGCGGGCACGACCACGATCGTCGTCGCCCACCGCACCTCGACCGTCGCGCTCGCCGACCGGGTCGCGCTGCTCGACGGCGGCCGCGTCGTCGCGGTCGGCACACACACCGAGCTGCTGCTCAACGACCCGCGCTATGGATTCGTCATGGCCGATCTCTCGAGCTCGAGCTTCAACCTCACGGGCGCGCTCGACCTCGAACAGCTCCGGGAGGAGGAACGATGA
- a CDS encoding ABC transporter permease translates to MYLALRDLRHAPGRFTLIGAVIALMMLLVGFLTGLTGGLAGQNISGILGTGASSVVAANSDDEFSWSTAQVDKAQLAAWQDAAAGTDATVTPVGVSTTRLEHGDASAAVTLWAEPTDATPLGTDLAPLENGQIVLPEDAATSLGITTGDTIELAGEQLTVAAVADTGQFSHTDIARVTLDDWRGYLRDRMQPERTASVLLVNGTIDHADTVAADSDTQAQGLLPSLLGLEAFKSEIGTLGMMIGMLFGISALIVGVFFLVWSMQRQRDISVLKALGAPMGWLRRDALGQAAFLLVVAIAIGSALALGLGALIAPVAPFIVAWWTILPPALAMLIAGLIGALVSLRQINRVDPLVALNATAA, encoded by the coding sequence ATGTACCTCGCACTTCGCGACCTGCGGCACGCCCCCGGTCGCTTCACCCTCATCGGCGCCGTCATCGCGCTCATGATGCTGCTCGTCGGCTTCCTCACGGGCCTCACCGGTGGCCTCGCGGGCCAGAACATCTCGGGCATCCTCGGCACCGGCGCCTCCTCGGTCGTCGCCGCGAACTCCGACGACGAATTCAGCTGGTCGACCGCCCAGGTCGACAAGGCGCAGCTCGCCGCCTGGCAGGATGCGGCCGCCGGCACCGACGCGACCGTCACGCCCGTGGGCGTCTCGACCACCCGGCTCGAGCACGGCGACGCGAGCGCCGCCGTGACGCTCTGGGCCGAGCCCACCGACGCGACCCCGCTCGGCACCGACCTCGCGCCGCTCGAGAACGGCCAGATCGTGCTGCCCGAGGATGCGGCGACGAGCCTCGGCATCACGACCGGCGACACCATCGAGCTCGCGGGCGAGCAGCTCACCGTCGCGGCCGTCGCCGACACCGGCCAGTTCTCGCACACCGACATCGCCCGCGTCACCCTCGACGACTGGCGCGGCTACCTCCGCGACAGGATGCAGCCCGAGCGCACCGCGAGCGTGCTGCTCGTCAACGGCACGATCGACCACGCCGACACCGTCGCCGCCGACAGCGACACCCAGGCGCAGGGCCTGCTGCCCTCGCTCCTCGGCCTCGAGGCTTTCAAGAGCGAGATCGGCACGCTCGGCATGATGATCGGCATGCTGTTCGGCATCTCGGCGCTCATCGTCGGTGTCTTCTTCCTCGTCTGGTCGATGCAGCGCCAGCGCGACATCTCGGTGCTCAAGGCGCTCGGCGCCCCGATGGGCTGGCTGCGCCGCGACGCGCTCGGCCAGGCCGCGTTCCTGCTCGTCGTCGCGATCGCCATCGGCTCGGCCCTCGCGCTTGGCCTCGGCGCGCTCATCGCACCCGTCGCCCCCTTCATCGTCGCGTGGTGGACGATTCTGCCGCCCGCCCTCGCGATGCTCATCGCCGGCCTCATCGGCGCGCTCGTGTCGCTGCGCCAGATCAACCGCGTGGACCCGCTCGTCGCCCTCAACGCCACCGCCGCGTAA
- a CDS encoding ribose-5-phosphate isomerase, with the protein MRVHLATDHAGLEFSQQLQEHLRAAGHEVVDHGPEEYDAVDDYPSFCINAAQAVANDWAAGEFSLGVVFGGSGNGEQIAANKVTGVRAALVWSEATAKLAREHNNANVISIGARQHSLEEAVTLVDTFLAEPFPGEERHVRRISQLREYEGTGSIAGKEVLAPTNSDVPAVLPAAEA; encoded by the coding sequence ATGCGGGTCCACCTAGCAACCGACCACGCCGGGCTCGAGTTCTCGCAGCAGCTGCAGGAGCACCTGCGCGCTGCGGGGCACGAGGTTGTCGACCATGGTCCCGAAGAGTACGACGCCGTCGACGACTACCCGTCGTTCTGCATCAACGCTGCGCAGGCGGTCGCGAACGACTGGGCGGCGGGCGAGTTCTCGCTCGGAGTCGTCTTCGGCGGCTCCGGCAACGGCGAGCAGATCGCGGCGAACAAGGTCACGGGCGTGCGCGCGGCGCTCGTCTGGAGCGAGGCGACCGCGAAGCTCGCGCGCGAGCACAACAACGCGAACGTCATCTCGATCGGCGCCCGCCAGCACTCGCTTGAGGAGGCCGTGACGCTCGTCGACACGTTCCTCGCCGAGCCGTTCCCTGGCGAGGAGCGCCACGTGCGCCGCATCTCGCAGCTGCGCGAGTACGAGGGCACCGGGTCGATCGCGGGCAAGGAGGTGCTGGCGCCGACGAACTCCGACGTGCCGGCAGTTCTCCCGGCGGCGGAGGCGTAG
- a CDS encoding ABC transporter ATP-binding protein: MSSDTTQEDLDGGLAADAVSDKDKRRRSLGLLGGLIKPYRWQVAWVAVLTLLVQLGTVVGPALIAYGVDTALPTLIDGDAALAVGVGVAYILIAIGRALATYWYLRISTWAGQNILYNLRRRMFRHTQRLSLGFHERYTSGRVISRQTNDTESLRELLEFGVETIVGAPVLMVLTVVTILWMDWVTGLIMLLMLIPAVFMSRWFQKASSRTYREQRTHSARLTVEFVEMMGGMRAVQAFRREAANDRRYGEIANDYRRSSLAAIKIWGIYQPSLRLLGNVIVVVVLVVGGLRVLSGNLDVGMLLALVLYSRRFFQPIDMIANFYNVLQSAVSALEKISALLAEDPDIPEPAEPKQLPATGGGAIQFEGTSFQYTEDGPTVLHPLDLSIPSGQTIALVGQTGAGKSTVAKLISRFYDASEGRVTLDGIDLRDLRDDDLRRAMVMVTQESYLFGGSIADNIAIGKPGATRDEIEAAAKAIGAHAFIERMPNGYDTDVHTRGGRLSAGQRQLVSFARAFLADPRVLILDEATSSLDIPSERAVQNGLEQLLGDRTAIMIAHRLATVMIADRVLVVHDGRIAEDGSPRELIAAGGRFAQLYRAWQDSL, translated from the coding sequence ATGAGCAGCGATACCACGCAGGAAGACCTCGATGGCGGCCTCGCCGCCGACGCGGTGAGCGACAAAGACAAGCGCCGCCGCTCGCTCGGGCTCCTCGGCGGGCTCATCAAGCCGTACCGCTGGCAGGTCGCCTGGGTCGCCGTGCTGACGCTGCTGGTGCAGCTCGGCACCGTTGTCGGCCCCGCCCTCATCGCCTACGGCGTCGACACCGCGCTGCCGACCCTTATCGACGGCGACGCGGCGCTCGCGGTGGGGGTCGGGGTCGCCTACATCCTCATCGCCATCGGGCGCGCCCTCGCCACCTACTGGTACCTGCGCATCTCCACCTGGGCCGGCCAGAACATCCTCTACAACCTGCGCCGGCGCATGTTCCGCCACACGCAGCGCCTCAGCCTCGGCTTCCACGAGCGCTACACCTCGGGCCGCGTCATTTCGCGACAGACGAACGACACCGAGTCGCTGCGCGAGCTGCTCGAGTTCGGCGTCGAGACCATCGTCGGCGCGCCCGTGCTCATGGTGCTCACCGTCGTCACCATCCTCTGGATGGACTGGGTGACCGGCCTCATCATGCTGCTCATGCTCATCCCCGCGGTGTTCATGAGCCGCTGGTTTCAGAAGGCGTCGAGCCGCACCTACCGCGAGCAGCGCACGCACTCGGCGCGGCTTACGGTCGAATTCGTTGAGATGATGGGCGGGATGCGCGCGGTGCAGGCGTTCCGCCGCGAGGCCGCGAACGACCGCCGCTACGGCGAGATCGCGAACGACTACCGTCGCTCGTCGCTCGCCGCCATCAAGATCTGGGGCATCTACCAGCCGAGTCTGCGCCTGCTCGGTAACGTGATCGTCGTCGTCGTGCTCGTCGTCGGCGGCCTGCGCGTGCTCAGCGGCAACCTCGACGTCGGCATGTTGCTCGCGCTCGTGCTCTACTCGCGTCGCTTCTTCCAGCCGATCGACATGATCGCGAACTTCTACAACGTGCTGCAGTCGGCCGTGTCGGCGCTCGAGAAGATCTCGGCGCTGCTCGCCGAAGACCCCGACATTCCCGAGCCGGCCGAGCCGAAGCAGCTGCCGGCCACGGGCGGCGGCGCGATTCAGTTCGAGGGCACGTCGTTCCAGTACACCGAGGATGGCCCGACGGTGCTGCATCCGCTCGACCTCTCGATTCCCTCGGGGCAGACCATCGCGCTCGTCGGACAGACCGGCGCGGGCAAGTCAACCGTGGCGAAGCTCATCTCGAGGTTCTACGACGCGAGCGAGGGCAGGGTGACGCTCGACGGCATCGACCTGCGCGACCTCCGAGACGACGACCTCCGCCGGGCGATGGTCATGGTGACGCAGGAGTCGTACCTCTTTGGCGGCTCGATCGCTGACAACATCGCGATCGGCAAGCCCGGTGCGACCCGCGATGAGATCGAGGCCGCGGCGAAGGCGATCGGCGCGCATGCGTTTATCGAGCGCATGCCGAATGGCTACGACACCGACGTGCACACGCGCGGCGGCCGCCTCTCGGCGGGGCAGCGGCAGCTCGTCTCGTTCGCCCGGGCCTTCCTCGCCGACCCGCGCGTGCTCATCCTCGACGAGGCGACGAGCTCGCTCGACATTCCGAGCGAGCGGGCGGTGCAGAACGGCCTCGAGCAGCTGCTCGGCGACCGCACCGCCATCATGATCGCGCACCGGCTCGCGACCGTGATGATCGCTGATCGCGTGCTCGTCGTGCACGATGGCCGTATCGCCGAAGACGGTTCGCCGCGCGAGCTCATCGCGGCCGGCGGGCGCTTCGCGCAGCTGTATCGAGCCTGGCAGGACTCGCTCTAG